The following proteins come from a genomic window of Heyndrickxia acidicola:
- the ptsG gene encoding glucose-specific PTS transporter subunit IIBC, whose protein sequence is MFKKIFGVLQKVGKALMLPVAILPAAGILLAVGTALTNPTLVNVAPFLDAGWVKQIAAIMAGAGGAVFSNLALLFAVGVAVGLSGGEGVAGLAAIVGYLIMNTTMGVALNLQMSQVTGAHVNPAYALVLGVPTLQTGVFGGIIIGIVAAAMYNKFFEIELPSYLGFFAGKRFVPIVTAVSAVVLGLVLLVIWPPIQTGLNNFSNFMLNSQPTLAAFVFGLVERSLVPFGLHHIWYAPFWFEFGSYTSKSGQVVHGDQAIFMAQIKDGVKHLTAGTFMAGKFPFMMFGLPAAALAIYHEARPERKKFVAGIMGSAALTSFLTGITEPIEFSFLFVAPVLFAIHAVFAGLSFMVMQLLDVKIGMTFSGGLIDFVLFGVLNPQTHWWWVIPVGLVFAVIYYFGFRFAIRKFNLKTPGREDVEEDEAAGAANGPVNDLPYEILEAMGGQPNIASLDACITRLRVQVKDVKDVDKERLKKLGAAGVLEVGNNIQAIFGPRSDTLKSQMKDIISGKRPRPAKTNPDVEIQQQIEDVQPGVLQTDVKDQNIHEEYVSPLMGELKPITEVPDQVFSGKMMGDGFAILPTEGTIVSPVKGKIVNVFPTKHALGIESAGGREILIHVGIDTVNLKGEGFETLVKEGDSVEAGQPLLNVDLEFLKSKVPSIMTPIVFTNLKEGEKVVLEKPGKVDLGEKAIISIQ, encoded by the coding sequence TTGTTTAAGAAAATCTTTGGTGTGTTACAAAAGGTTGGTAAAGCACTTATGCTGCCGGTTGCTATCCTGCCTGCAGCAGGTATTTTGCTTGCAGTGGGTACAGCATTAACAAACCCGACGCTCGTAAATGTTGCTCCATTCCTTGACGCTGGCTGGGTGAAACAAATTGCAGCTATTATGGCAGGAGCCGGTGGAGCTGTTTTTAGTAACCTTGCGCTGTTGTTTGCAGTTGGGGTTGCTGTTGGTTTGAGCGGCGGTGAAGGTGTTGCCGGACTTGCGGCCATTGTTGGTTATTTAATTATGAATACGACCATGGGGGTTGCATTAAACCTTCAAATGTCTCAAGTAACTGGTGCTCATGTCAACCCTGCCTATGCTTTAGTCCTTGGAGTACCAACCCTTCAAACAGGTGTGTTTGGCGGTATTATTATTGGTATTGTGGCAGCTGCAATGTACAATAAATTCTTTGAAATTGAACTTCCATCCTATTTAGGATTCTTTGCAGGAAAACGATTTGTACCAATTGTAACAGCGGTCTCAGCTGTTGTTTTAGGGTTAGTTTTACTTGTAATATGGCCGCCAATTCAAACGGGGCTTAATAACTTCTCGAACTTTATGCTGAATTCACAGCCGACTTTGGCAGCATTTGTTTTCGGGCTTGTTGAACGTTCGCTGGTGCCATTTGGTCTGCATCACATCTGGTATGCTCCTTTCTGGTTTGAATTTGGTTCTTACACATCTAAATCAGGCCAGGTAGTTCATGGTGACCAAGCCATTTTTATGGCTCAAATAAAAGATGGTGTTAAACACTTGACAGCTGGTACGTTTATGGCTGGTAAGTTTCCTTTCATGATGTTTGGTCTTCCAGCAGCTGCATTAGCTATCTATCATGAAGCCCGTCCAGAACGTAAAAAGTTTGTTGCGGGGATTATGGGTTCTGCAGCGTTAACTTCCTTCTTAACTGGTATCACTGAACCAATTGAATTTTCATTCTTGTTTGTAGCTCCAGTGTTATTCGCAATCCATGCGGTATTTGCAGGTCTTTCTTTCATGGTTATGCAATTGCTGGATGTTAAGATTGGTATGACTTTCTCTGGCGGTTTAATTGACTTTGTATTATTTGGTGTTTTAAATCCACAAACTCATTGGTGGTGGGTTATTCCTGTAGGTTTAGTGTTTGCGGTTATTTATTACTTCGGATTCCGATTCGCTATCCGCAAGTTTAATCTTAAAACACCAGGTCGTGAAGATGTGGAAGAAGATGAGGCAGCTGGTGCAGCAAACGGCCCAGTGAATGACCTTCCTTATGAAATTCTTGAAGCAATGGGCGGACAGCCAAATATCGCTAGCCTTGACGCATGTATAACAAGACTTCGTGTTCAAGTTAAAGATGTGAAGGATGTTGATAAAGAACGTCTTAAAAAGCTTGGTGCTGCCGGTGTGCTTGAAGTGGGAAATAATATTCAAGCGATCTTCGGACCTAGATCCGATACCTTAAAATCACAAATGAAAGATATTATAAGTGGAAAACGTCCTCGTCCTGCGAAAACAAATCCGGATGTGGAAATACAGCAGCAAATTGAAGACGTTCAGCCGGGTGTATTGCAAACAGATGTAAAAGACCAGAATATCCATGAAGAATATGTTTCACCATTAATGGGAGAACTAAAACCAATTACTGAGGTACCTGACCAAGTATTCTCTGGGAAAATGATGGGCGATGGTTTCGCTATTCTTCCTACAGAGGGCACGATTGTATCACCGGTAAAAGGTAAAATTGTAAATGTATTCCCAACAAAGCATGCTCTGGGCATTGAATCTGCTGGCGGCAGAGAAATTCTGATTCACGTAGGAATCGATACCGTAAACTTAAAAGGTGAAGGCTTCGAAACCCTCGTGAAAGAAGGGGACAGCGTTGAAGCTGGACAACCTCTGTTAAATGTTGACCTTGAATTCTTAAAGAGTAAAGTTCCTTCTATTATGACTCCGATTGTTTTCACCAACCTGAAAGAAGGAGAAAAAGTAGTATTAGAAAAGCCAGGAAAAGTTGATTTAGGGGAAAAAGCAATTATCTCTATTCAATAA
- the glcT gene encoding glucose PTS transporter transcription antiterminator GlcT yields MEAFEVKKVLNNNVLIASHPEYEEMVLIGKGIGFNRKRGDAITRESAEKMFVMKSEKEQEQYKKLLPTIENDMLEIIISSIELIRKRSSSILNEHIHVALTDHLLFAINRTIAGMAIKNPFISETKILYPREYEIAREVIEFINEAANIDLPEGEIGFIALHIHSAITNKQLSDLNQHSQLIAKLIETVEGQFNIQLNRDHINYMRLVRHLRYTIDRVLNGDKVEEPEKIALFLKTEYPLCYNLAWKLIKIMQQTLKKPVYDAEVVYLTMHLQRIQHKIK; encoded by the coding sequence ATGGAAGCATTTGAGGTTAAAAAAGTCCTTAATAACAATGTTTTGATTGCCTCTCATCCTGAGTATGAGGAAATGGTCCTGATTGGCAAGGGGATTGGCTTTAATCGTAAAAGGGGCGATGCCATTACTCGAGAATCAGCGGAGAAAATGTTTGTGATGAAGAGTGAGAAGGAACAGGAGCAATATAAGAAATTGCTGCCGACAATTGAAAATGATATGCTTGAAATCATCATTTCTTCAATTGAATTAATTCGCAAGAGATCCTCTTCTATTTTAAATGAACATATCCATGTGGCATTAACCGATCACTTACTTTTTGCGATTAACCGTACTATTGCAGGTATGGCAATCAAAAATCCTTTTATTTCTGAGACCAAGATCTTATATCCCCGTGAATATGAGATTGCTCGGGAAGTAATTGAATTTATTAATGAGGCTGCCAATATTGATCTTCCAGAAGGCGAGATTGGTTTCATTGCTTTGCATATACACAGTGCGATTACCAATAAGCAATTATCGGATTTAAATCAGCACTCTCAATTAATTGCCAAATTGATTGAAACGGTTGAAGGTCAATTTAATATACAGCTTAATCGCGATCACATTAATTATATGAGGCTTGTACGCCATTTAAGATACACAATTGACAGGGTATTAAACGGGGACAAAGTAGAAGAACCAGAAAAAATTGCACTGTTCTTGAAAACAGAATATCCTTTGTGCTATAATCTTGCCTGGAAGCTGATAAAAATAATGCAACAAACATTGAAAAAGCCCGTCTATGATGCAGAGGTTGTCTATTTAACAATGCATCTGCAGCGTATTCAACATAAAATTAAATAG
- a CDS encoding NCS2 family permease — MQKYYQFKELGTSYRQEFLGGLTTFLAMAYILVVNPLTLSLSSIKGLPDSMRMDYGSVFVATAIAAAIGSIVMGLLAKYPLALAPGMGLNAFFAYSVVLGSKIPWQHALGAVFISGVFFFLLTLTGLREKIINAIPVQLKHAVGAGIGLFITFIGFQDAGIIVKNDATLVGLGDLSKGPTLLAIFGIVITVIMMTRKIKGAVFYGMIVTAVVGMIFGLIAVPHKVVSGVPSLHPTFGAVFSSFGDHSFWSTSMIGIILTFLFVDFFDNAGTIVAVANQAGLMKDNKLPNAGKALVSDSIATMVGAVLGTSTTTSFIESSAGVAAGAKTGFASLVTAGLFILSLFFFPLLSVITAPVTAPALIIVGALMVSSLRHIEWDRFEIAVPAFLTMITMPLSYSIATGIAIGFIFYPITMIVKGKIKELNPVMYFFFVIFLLYFIFLK, encoded by the coding sequence ATGCAAAAGTACTATCAGTTCAAAGAATTGGGCACGAGTTATCGCCAAGAATTCTTGGGCGGTTTAACGACTTTTTTGGCCATGGCCTATATTTTGGTCGTTAATCCACTGACATTGTCTCTTTCAAGTATTAAAGGTCTTCCGGATTCTATGAGAATGGATTATGGTTCAGTATTCGTTGCGACTGCCATTGCGGCTGCAATCGGATCAATCGTTATGGGGCTGCTGGCAAAGTATCCGCTGGCTTTGGCACCTGGTATGGGATTAAACGCATTTTTTGCTTATTCTGTTGTGCTGGGAAGCAAAATTCCTTGGCAGCATGCACTTGGTGCGGTTTTCATTTCGGGTGTCTTTTTCTTTCTTTTAACTCTTACAGGACTTCGTGAAAAAATTATAAACGCAATTCCAGTTCAATTGAAGCATGCGGTGGGTGCGGGTATCGGTTTATTTATTACCTTTATTGGTTTTCAAGACGCAGGAATTATTGTGAAAAATGATGCTACGCTAGTTGGGCTTGGCGACTTATCAAAAGGGCCTACATTGCTTGCAATCTTTGGAATTGTCATTACTGTTATCATGATGACAAGAAAAATTAAAGGCGCAGTCTTTTATGGTATGATTGTCACTGCTGTTGTGGGCATGATTTTTGGTTTAATTGCTGTACCTCACAAAGTGGTCAGCGGCGTACCAAGTCTGCATCCGACTTTTGGTGCGGTATTCTCTTCCTTTGGAGATCATTCTTTCTGGTCAACAAGTATGATCGGCATTATTCTTACGTTTTTATTCGTAGATTTCTTTGATAACGCAGGAACCATAGTAGCCGTTGCCAATCAGGCTGGATTAATGAAGGATAATAAACTTCCAAACGCTGGGAAGGCATTGGTATCAGACTCTATCGCAACAATGGTCGGAGCTGTATTAGGAACTTCAACAACGACTTCTTTTATTGAGTCTTCTGCAGGGGTAGCTGCTGGCGCAAAAACAGGGTTTGCATCATTAGTAACAGCTGGATTATTCATTCTGTCACTGTTCTTTTTCCCGCTGTTATCCGTTATTACAGCACCTGTGACAGCACCTGCACTTATTATTGTTGGAGCTTTAATGGTATCATCATTGAGGCATATCGAATGGGATCGATTTGAAATTGCAGTCCCTGCCTTTCTAACTATGATTACAATGCCATTATCGTACAGTATCGCAACAGGGATCGCCATTGGATTTATCTTCTATCCGATTACAATGATCGTAAAAGGAAAAATTAAAGAGCTTAATCCTGTAATGTATTTCTTCTTTGTGATTTTCTTACTTTATTTCATTTTCTTAAAATAA
- the guaA gene encoding glutamine-hydrolyzing GMP synthase, protein MSQNASLENQEIIVVLDFGSQYNQLITRRIREFGVYSELHPHTISVEEIKAMNPKGIIFSGGPNSVYDENSFRCDEAIFELGVPVLGICYGMQLMTKHFNGKVEPAKNREYGKASITVRKQSRLFDELPEEQVVWMSHGDLVTAPPEGFVVNATSADCPIASMSDPERHLYAVQFHPEVRHSVYGNELLKNFVFGVCECKAEWSMENFIEIEMEKIRQTVGDKKVLCALSGGVDSSVVAVLIHKAIGDQLTCMFVDHGLLRKGEAESVMKTFSDGFNMNVIKIDARDRFLSKLEGVSDPEQKRKIIGNEFIYVFDDEAAKLEGIDFLAQGTLYTDIIESGTATAQTIKSHHNVGGLPEDMKFTLIEPLNALFKDEVRALGTELGIPDEIVWRQPFPGPGLGIRVLGAISEDKLEIVRESDYILREEIKKAGLDRDIWQYFTVLPDIRSVGVMGDARTYDYTIGIRAVTSIDGMTSDWARIPWDVLEKISVRIVNEVSHINRVVYDITSKPPATIEWE, encoded by the coding sequence ATGTCTCAAAACGCATCTTTAGAAAATCAGGAAATTATTGTTGTATTGGACTTTGGCAGCCAGTATAACCAATTAATCACAAGAAGAATTCGAGAGTTTGGTGTTTATAGTGAATTGCATCCTCACACCATCTCCGTTGAGGAAATAAAAGCGATGAATCCGAAGGGAATTATTTTTTCCGGCGGACCTAACAGTGTTTATGATGAGAATTCTTTCCGTTGTGACGAAGCAATCTTTGAACTGGGTGTTCCGGTACTCGGAATTTGTTACGGTATGCAGCTGATGACAAAGCATTTTAATGGAAAGGTTGAGCCTGCCAAAAACCGTGAGTATGGGAAGGCGAGCATCACGGTAAGGAAGCAGTCCCGTTTATTTGATGAACTTCCTGAAGAGCAAGTTGTATGGATGAGTCATGGGGATTTGGTTACAGCTCCTCCTGAAGGGTTTGTGGTAAATGCGACAAGTGCCGATTGCCCAATTGCATCTATGAGTGATCCTGAGCGCCATCTATATGCAGTTCAATTTCACCCGGAGGTAAGGCACTCTGTGTATGGGAATGAGCTTCTAAAGAATTTTGTTTTTGGTGTTTGTGAATGCAAAGCTGAATGGTCCATGGAAAACTTTATTGAGATTGAGATGGAGAAAATCCGTCAAACGGTTGGGGACAAAAAGGTTCTTTGTGCATTAAGCGGCGGAGTGGATTCTTCCGTGGTAGCTGTTCTTATTCATAAAGCAATTGGAGACCAGCTGACATGTATGTTCGTGGATCACGGCCTCCTTCGCAAAGGTGAAGCAGAAAGTGTTATGAAGACCTTTTCTGACGGTTTCAACATGAATGTCATTAAAATTGATGCCCGTGACCGCTTCTTGTCTAAGCTTGAGGGAGTGTCTGACCCAGAGCAAAAGCGTAAAATCATTGGCAATGAATTTATCTATGTTTTCGATGATGAAGCAGCCAAGCTGGAGGGAATTGACTTCCTTGCTCAGGGAACGCTGTATACAGATATTATTGAAAGCGGTACGGCAACAGCTCAAACAATTAAGTCGCATCATAATGTGGGCGGTCTGCCAGAGGATATGAAATTCACTTTAATTGAACCATTAAATGCGCTTTTTAAGGATGAAGTACGTGCACTGGGCACTGAGCTGGGCATTCCTGATGAAATTGTATGGAGACAGCCATTCCCTGGACCAGGGCTTGGAATTCGTGTTCTTGGTGCTATTTCAGAAGACAAATTGGAGATTGTAAGGGAATCTGATTATATCTTGCGTGAAGAAATTAAGAAAGCTGGCCTTGATCGTGATATTTGGCAATACTTCACAGTTCTTCCTGATATCAGAAGTGTAGGGGTAATGGGTGATGCAAGGACTTACGACTACACAATAGGAATTCGTGCCGTTACTTCCATTGATGGAATGACCTCAGACTGGGCAAGAATACCATGGGATGTTCTCGAGAAAATTTCCGTAAGGATTGTCAATGAAGTGTCTCACATTAACCGAGTAGTGTATGACATTACCAGTAAGCCGCCTGCAACCATTGAGTGGGAGTAA
- a CDS encoding transglutaminase TgpA family protein, whose amino-acid sequence MSRQMEKTPAFLTVVLYVLGFSLLMEWIKPLSQLTETGNFNVFIVFIGMAFFLYAVKAPRWIGIILKGVFILFSIHSLYFGESFFQLTWVIKLCEHVWQNTGLLFSDKLDSLSNEFRSLLFFVLLWLITYLLRYWMLVKRNMLLFFIMTVIYVCILDTFTRYDGSKAIVHSMAIGLILLGILFFQKIKEEGPFLSFPAHWVKWLIPFSIFVSAVLVFGYEMPKSKAILPDPGPFINSILASDRLNGPRGLEGLDMGLRENDTRLGGPFIGDNQVVFEAKVDSDQYWKVETKDTYTGKGWTSEDSKGNSFYTTGEMIWKLEEQGKDTSYGGQKSAFLIYQHPMPYLAYPYGIQSISSGLPNNFVLNDQTEKITPYESDTTHPTIVQYGINYVVPEYQKKELESTTAEGSKNEEDPKYLELPKSLPARVKKLAAQITKGDKNWYDKAVDIESYLQSGQFTYDKKNVAIPGKNQDYVDQFLFITKRGYCDNFSTSMVVLLRAAGVPARWVKGYAPGNYTNSTSDGTRTYQITNNDAHSWPEVWFPKDGWIPFEPTKGFFGQTIVHENVQGSLAEKEQKPLAPIQPKKPLKPQKDLLDNGSNAKIKAPSQSNMQKISSFVKNHKTSMIISVIFFAIVCLFLFLYRKKWMPFILIWLYRKKSGTETFAKAYLLLLKQLDQYGIKRKENQTLREYAVYVDSYFETGTMMMLTKQYEKYLYKGAEDLGDWKEYSELWENLIRKTAG is encoded by the coding sequence ATGAGTAGGCAAATGGAAAAGACACCGGCCTTTCTTACAGTCGTTCTATATGTATTAGGTTTTTCGCTTCTTATGGAGTGGATAAAGCCTCTGAGCCAGCTTACGGAGACCGGAAACTTCAATGTGTTTATCGTATTTATTGGTATGGCCTTTTTCCTGTACGCGGTCAAGGCTCCAAGATGGATAGGGATTATACTTAAAGGGGTATTTATTTTATTCTCCATCCATTCCCTTTACTTTGGTGAATCTTTTTTTCAACTCACCTGGGTGATAAAGCTATGCGAACATGTATGGCAAAATACGGGACTTTTATTTTCCGATAAGCTGGACTCTTTATCAAATGAATTCAGAAGCCTGTTGTTTTTTGTACTGCTCTGGCTTATTACTTACCTTTTGCGATATTGGATGCTTGTTAAAAGAAATATGCTGCTTTTTTTTATTATGACAGTGATTTATGTATGTATTCTTGATACGTTTACCCGATATGACGGAAGCAAGGCGATTGTGCATTCAATGGCAATCGGTCTCATTCTGCTGGGAATCCTTTTTTTTCAAAAAATAAAAGAAGAAGGTCCGTTCCTCAGCTTCCCTGCCCATTGGGTGAAGTGGCTGATTCCCTTCTCCATATTTGTCAGTGCTGTATTGGTGTTTGGATATGAAATGCCTAAATCCAAGGCCATCCTTCCTGACCCAGGCCCTTTTATTAATTCAATCCTGGCGAGTGACCGATTAAACGGACCCAGAGGCTTAGAAGGATTGGACATGGGGCTGCGTGAAAATGATACGAGGCTCGGCGGCCCTTTTATAGGAGACAATCAAGTAGTTTTTGAGGCAAAGGTGGATTCTGATCAATATTGGAAAGTAGAAACAAAGGATACGTATACAGGTAAGGGGTGGACTTCTGAAGATAGCAAGGGGAATTCATTCTACACAACGGGTGAAATGATCTGGAAACTCGAGGAGCAGGGGAAGGACACCTCTTATGGGGGACAGAAAAGTGCCTTTCTCATCTATCAACATCCCATGCCTTATCTGGCTTATCCATATGGCATCCAATCCATTTCTTCGGGACTGCCGAATAATTTTGTACTAAACGATCAAACGGAAAAAATTACACCGTATGAATCAGATACAACTCATCCCACGATCGTTCAATATGGGATCAACTACGTCGTTCCGGAATATCAAAAAAAGGAACTGGAATCGACAACGGCTGAGGGATCAAAAAATGAGGAGGATCCTAAGTACCTGGAGCTGCCAAAGTCTTTGCCTGCAAGGGTGAAAAAGCTCGCTGCCCAAATCACTAAAGGCGATAAGAATTGGTATGATAAGGCGGTTGATATAGAATCATACCTTCAATCCGGACAATTTACGTATGACAAAAAAAATGTAGCCATTCCCGGCAAAAATCAGGATTATGTAGATCAATTTTTATTTATAACAAAGCGGGGGTATTGTGATAACTTCTCGACATCAATGGTTGTGCTGTTAAGAGCAGCGGGTGTACCGGCAAGATGGGTAAAAGGTTATGCACCCGGAAATTATACAAATTCCACAAGCGATGGTACTAGGACTTATCAGATTACCAATAACGATGCCCATTCTTGGCCTGAAGTATGGTTTCCAAAGGATGGCTGGATTCCATTTGAACCGACAAAAGGTTTTTTTGGTCAAACAATCGTCCATGAAAATGTGCAGGGGTCTTTAGCTGAAAAAGAGCAAAAGCCATTGGCGCCGATTCAGCCCAAAAAGCCGCTTAAGCCTCAAAAAGACTTACTGGACAATGGTTCGAATGCAAAAATAAAAGCACCATCCCAAAGTAATATGCAGAAAATCAGTTCTTTTGTGAAAAACCATAAAACGTCAATGATTATAAGTGTTATATTTTTTGCCATCGTCTGCCTTTTCCTATTCTTGTATCGAAAAAAATGGATGCCATTCATACTGATTTGGCTTTACCGAAAAAAGAGCGGAACAGAAACCTTTGCCAAGGCATACCTCCTTCTCTTAAAGCAGCTGGATCAATATGGCATTAAACGAAAGGAAAATCAGACGCTGCGCGAATATGCCGTTTATGTAGATTCCTATTTTGAAACTGGGACTATGATGATGCTCACCAAACAATATGAGAAGTATTTATATAAGGGAGCTGAAGACCTTGGAGACTGGAAAGAATATAGCGAATTATGGGAAAATTTAATAAGAAAAACAGCGGGTTGA
- a CDS encoding DUF58 domain-containing protein, with product MFRKMKAGARIFFVVLMLFSVLLFALFQGGYVSWFLFYSFSPIALYALLLQFSAKKHFRVETKLESLQYSAGDQLTMNVSIQRSNPFPLFYISLHHDSSPELGMRKVIVFPRFKRRIELELVIPNLQRGEYKMGEIKLKTGDPLGLLEKEVHVSCPYTILVFPPYTDVIYRTIESRYEQGSTASQYKVQNDTTMVTGVRPYQPGDRFTWIDWKATARLNDLQTKEFEVYQSHDVLMIIDRTPSSAFELCVTFAASLIRSILRHGGQTGLYSVGQDHSIFPIRGGEQQQYQLFHHLAKVKADSPFPFASILKGNSLFYHPSAALMMITSKLEEEMIQSLYHLAKRKGAAVVFVIKNRGESITSEEQELHQRAYNEKIYIKFLYEDGFRTALAGVKKNE from the coding sequence ATGTTCAGGAAAATGAAAGCCGGCGCCAGAATATTTTTTGTTGTTCTTATGCTGTTTTCAGTCCTATTGTTTGCGTTATTTCAAGGGGGATATGTCAGCTGGTTTCTTTTTTATTCTTTTAGCCCCATTGCTTTATATGCCTTGCTTCTTCAGTTTTCTGCTAAGAAGCATTTTCGTGTAGAAACCAAACTTGAAAGCTTGCAATATAGCGCTGGAGACCAGCTTACCATGAATGTATCTATACAAAGAAGCAACCCCTTTCCTCTTTTTTATATATCCCTCCATCATGATTCCAGTCCTGAATTGGGAATGAGAAAGGTCATTGTTTTTCCAAGGTTTAAAAGAAGAATAGAGCTGGAGCTTGTGATTCCCAACCTGCAGCGGGGAGAATACAAAATGGGAGAGATAAAATTAAAAACAGGGGATCCGCTTGGGCTATTGGAAAAAGAAGTGCATGTTTCCTGCCCGTATACCATTCTGGTGTTCCCTCCCTATACAGATGTGATATACAGAACCATTGAAAGCCGTTATGAGCAGGGCTCAACAGCATCGCAGTATAAAGTTCAAAATGATACCACAATGGTAACTGGAGTAAGGCCGTATCAGCCGGGAGACCGTTTTACCTGGATTGACTGGAAGGCTACAGCCCGCCTCAATGACCTTCAAACAAAAGAATTTGAAGTATATCAATCACATGATGTTTTAATGATTATCGACCGTACTCCATCATCTGCTTTTGAGCTTTGTGTTACGTTTGCAGCCTCCCTTATCCGAAGCATTTTGCGTCACGGCGGACAGACAGGCCTTTATTCCGTGGGACAGGATCATTCGATTTTTCCCATAAGAGGCGGAGAGCAGCAACAATATCAACTATTCCATCATTTGGCTAAGGTGAAAGCGGACAGTCCATTTCCCTTTGCTTCTATTTTGAAAGGAAACTCTCTTTTCTATCATCCTTCCGCTGCCCTGATGATGATTACCTCGAAGCTAGAGGAAGAAATGATTCAAAGTCTATATCATCTTGCCAAAAGGAAAGGAGCAGCGGTTGTGTTTGTGATTAAAAACAGGGGAGAATCAATCACAAGCGAAGAACAGGAATTGCATCAGCGGGCTTACAATGAAAAAATTTATATTAAATTTCTATATGAAGATGGGTTCCGGACGGCGCTGGCAGGGGTGAAGAAGAATGAGTAG
- a CDS encoding AAA family ATPase — protein sequence MGKEVLHPKLEQIINNIEKVMIGKTHIAELSLVALLADGHVLLEDVPGVGKTMMVRALSKSVSAVFKRIQFTPDLLPSDVIGVSIYNPKDLEFQFRPGPIMGNIILADEINRTSPKTQSALLEGMEESSVTVDGNTRKMDKPFFVMATQNPIDYEGTYPLPEAQLDRFLIKLKMGYPNSLDEIEILSRAEKNPPIESLQSVITLEELRELQKQVREVYVDHTIKQYIVDLSTRTRIHPNVYLGVSPRASIALMKASQAYALLKNRDFVIPDDVQYLASYVFAHRIILKSEVKYSGQTPEEIVDSILTSTRVPVQKAVR from the coding sequence ATGGGAAAAGAAGTACTGCACCCAAAGCTGGAGCAAATTATTAACAATATTGAAAAAGTGATGATAGGGAAGACCCATATAGCTGAGTTAAGTCTAGTAGCTTTATTAGCAGATGGACATGTGCTGCTGGAAGATGTGCCCGGTGTTGGAAAAACGATGATGGTCCGCGCTCTTTCAAAATCAGTAAGTGCTGTCTTTAAGCGTATACAGTTCACACCGGATCTTTTGCCCTCTGATGTAATCGGAGTCTCGATTTATAACCCGAAAGATTTGGAATTTCAATTCAGGCCGGGTCCCATTATGGGAAATATTATTTTGGCAGATGAGATTAATCGCACCTCTCCTAAAACGCAGTCTGCTTTGCTTGAAGGGATGGAAGAAAGTAGTGTAACAGTGGACGGAAATACCCGAAAGATGGACAAGCCATTTTTTGTAATGGCTACGCAAAATCCAATCGATTATGAAGGCACCTATCCATTGCCAGAGGCCCAGCTGGATCGCTTCCTGATCAAACTGAAAATGGGCTATCCTAATTCTCTTGATGAAATAGAAATTTTAAGCAGGGCAGAAAAGAATCCTCCTATAGAAAGCCTTCAGTCTGTTATTACCCTGGAAGAGCTTAGAGAACTGCAGAAGCAGGTTCGCGAAGTATATGTAGATCACACCATTAAACAGTATATTGTAGACCTTTCAACCCGCACCCGAATCCATCCGAATGTTTATCTTGGTGTAAGTCCCCGTGCCTCCATCGCATTAATGAAGGCATCACAGGCCTATGCCCTTTTGAAAAACAGAGATTTTGTCATTCCAGATGATGTTCAATATCTTGCATCCTATGTATTTGCTCATCGCATCATTTTAAAATCTGAAGTCAAATACAGCGGCCAAACGCCTGAGGAAATTGTTGATAGCATTCTTACCAGTACTCGTGTACCTGTCCAAAAGGCAGTGAGGTAA